In one window of Nocardiopsis aegyptia DNA:
- a CDS encoding type I polyketide synthase, protein MADAEKLVDYLKWVTEDLRKARRRIEELEAHDDEPIAIVGMACRYPGGVEDADSLWDLVADGVDAITEFPPDRGWDPEELARWTTTRESGFLADAAGFDAAFFGISPREALAMDPQQRVLLETAWEAVEHARIDPTSLRGSSTGVFVGVVEESYLGLNAPEELQGYLMTGKLGSVASGRVSYTLGLEGPAVSLDTACSSSLVALHLAAQSLRAGECDLALAGGVTVNADPGGFIDFARQGGLAPDGRCKSFSAAADGTSWSEGAGLLVVERLSDARRLGHRVLALVRGSAVNQDGASNGLTAPNGPSQERVIRKALENAGLSAADVDVVEAHGTGTRLGDPIEAQALLATYGQGRPEDRPLYLGSLKSNIGHSVAAAGVGGVIKMVQAMRHGQMPRSLYAEEPTPFVEWDSGRVELLDRARPWPREERPRRAGVSSFGVSGTNAHVIVEEAPPEEVVPVEREEPDDQPAVVTDPSAVAWVVSARSEGGLRGQAGRLAGFVRGGGGVSVSDVGFSLVSSRAVMPVRGVVVGSGRGELLEGLEGVVSGGGGPGVVWGSQGVSGVPGVVFVFPGQGHQWVGMAVELWDSSPVFAARMAECGRALSGWVDWDLEDVVRGVGGAPGLDRVDVVQPVLFSVMVSLAALWRSCGVVPSAVVGHSQGEIAAACVAGALSLEDAARVVAVRSRVLRGLSGRGGMVVVGASRGEVEGFLEGWSGRLWVGVVNGPGSVVVSGELGALEEFVGWCEGGGVRCWRLDVDYASHSPLVDEVSGELLGLLEGVVPSASEVPFVSGLVGGVVEGEELGAGYWVRGLREPVLFEDAVRCVLGGGSSVFVEVSGHPMLGVGVEQTGGVCGVDVGFVGSLRRGEGGWGRFLLSLGEVFVRGVGVDWARVFVGGSRVDLPTYAFERRRFWLGERHRQADTAALGLSATGHPLLGAGVEVAGGGEVLFTGRLSLRTHPWLADYRVSGRVVVPGAVLVESVVRAGDEFGASVLEELTVTEPLVLPERGGVLVQVRVGEADEAGSRAVTVHSRAESRDSTDWTLTASATVGVAAPEPVPDLVEWPPSGAVPVEPADPDEEEGGSTPRVRTWTEGKDLFVEADLPSGLHEDAASYVLHPVLLEAVRRAAAEAEADEATGGAAPSAAEWAGVRLIASGAVAVRARLTWTDGGLSAVLHDRAGGPVAVVGSLPTLLPADERTARRNPRGHDALFSLDWSPRPLPSGGRTPRWGLLPAPAGAAGSLPGLPDAEPFTDVARIVAGGAVPETVLLPVPPADGTGTADRVRALVHGTLDVLRSWLAEDALADSRLVVVTSGAVGDTVTDPGAAAVWGLLRSAQSEAPERFVLVDTDGGPASAEALPAAVATGEPQILLRSGAARVPRVGQVGSGAGRAPEPASWDSRGTVLVTGGTGALGALVARHLVAEHGVERLLLLSRRGEQAPESAALRAELEAMGGSVDIAACDVADRESLATALARIPEGHPLTGVVHTAGVLDDGVLTGLTPEQVDRVLRPKVDAAWNLHELTLDADLTAFVLFSSIAGVIGGPGQANYAAANAFLDSLARYRSDQGLPATSLAWGLWKQETGMTGHLGEVDLNRIARAGFRPVLPGDGTAMLDAALALGEPALVAAPMDLSVLREHPDRIPLVLTGLARRTVRPAARNADSGRRRLAALLHGRAEHEQLRIVLDAVRTEVAEVLGHTDPGALASSSPFPELGFDSLTSVELRNRLESATGLRLAPTVVFDHPTPSDLAAYLRTRLVETSSRADGPSRSAVDFAAEIHLPDDIRPSGEAVPVDEEPREVLLTGATGFLGAFLLRDLMRSTRARIHCLVRGDDEAGASERLRENLRWYRVWDEIDPDRLKVVPGDLAAPLLGLGEERFDALSATVDAIYHAGASVNWLLPYGELRAVNVGGVREVLRLATRHRAVPVHHVSTTGVFSPEAAPDAGAQALPAVKTTDRTGPGEALPTGYVQSKWVAEQVIGLARERGVPVSVYRVDVISGDEVNGACQTRDFVWLSLRGLLQAECVPSSLTGEVHLTPVDYVGAAIVHLSRDPRSRGRDFHLYNPAGVGFAELVRRLGERGYRLEELDRGPWRERVRADRGNAMNPLLDSFELLAMDSAVRFPGFDTSETDELLAAVGLRCPEPTTDLIDTYVDFFVETGYFPPVPEPGA, encoded by the coding sequence ATGGCTGACGCCGAGAAGCTCGTCGACTACCTCAAGTGGGTCACCGAGGACCTGCGCAAGGCGCGCCGACGGATCGAGGAGCTGGAGGCGCACGATGACGAACCCATCGCCATCGTGGGGATGGCGTGCAGGTACCCGGGCGGTGTCGAGGACGCCGACTCCCTCTGGGACCTGGTCGCCGACGGGGTCGACGCCATCACGGAGTTCCCGCCGGACCGGGGATGGGACCCCGAGGAGCTGGCCAGGTGGACCACGACCCGCGAGTCCGGGTTCCTCGCCGACGCGGCCGGTTTCGACGCCGCGTTCTTCGGGATCTCCCCGCGCGAGGCCCTGGCCATGGACCCCCAGCAGCGCGTTCTGCTGGAGACGGCGTGGGAGGCGGTCGAGCACGCGAGGATCGACCCCACCTCCCTGCGTGGCAGCTCGACCGGGGTCTTCGTCGGTGTGGTGGAGGAGAGCTACCTGGGGCTCAACGCGCCGGAGGAGCTTCAGGGCTACCTCATGACGGGCAAGCTCGGCAGCGTCGCCTCGGGACGGGTCTCCTACACGCTCGGCCTGGAGGGTCCGGCCGTCTCCCTGGACACGGCGTGCTCGTCATCGCTGGTGGCCCTGCACCTGGCGGCCCAGTCGCTGCGTGCGGGCGAATGCGATCTGGCGCTGGCCGGGGGCGTGACCGTCAACGCGGATCCGGGCGGGTTCATCGACTTCGCCCGCCAGGGCGGGCTGGCACCGGACGGCCGCTGCAAGTCGTTCTCGGCGGCGGCGGACGGCACGTCGTGGTCGGAGGGCGCGGGGCTCCTCGTGGTGGAGCGTCTGTCGGACGCGCGTCGTCTGGGGCACCGGGTGCTGGCGCTGGTCCGGGGCAGCGCGGTGAACCAGGACGGGGCATCGAACGGGCTCACCGCTCCCAACGGCCCCTCCCAGGAGCGGGTGATCCGCAAGGCGTTGGAGAACGCGGGGTTGTCGGCGGCGGATGTGGACGTGGTGGAGGCGCATGGAACGGGCACCCGGCTGGGTGACCCGATCGAGGCGCAGGCGCTGCTGGCGACCTACGGGCAGGGCCGGCCGGAGGACCGCCCGCTCTACCTCGGTTCCCTGAAGTCGAACATCGGCCACAGTGTGGCGGCCGCGGGTGTGGGCGGCGTGATCAAGATGGTGCAGGCGATGCGCCACGGGCAGATGCCGCGGAGCCTGTACGCGGAGGAGCCCACCCCGTTCGTGGAGTGGGACTCCGGGCGCGTCGAGTTGCTGGACCGGGCCCGTCCCTGGCCGCGTGAGGAGCGCCCCCGCCGCGCGGGCGTGTCCTCCTTCGGAGTCAGCGGCACCAACGCCCACGTGATCGTGGAGGAGGCGCCTCCGGAGGAGGTCGTCCCCGTGGAGCGTGAGGAGCCGGACGACCAGCCGGCCGTGGTCACCGATCCCTCTGCTGTGGCGTGGGTGGTGTCGGCTCGTTCTGAGGGTGGTTTGCGTGGTCAGGCGGGTCGGTTGGCGGGGTTTGTGCGGGGGGGTGGGGGTGTTTCTGTTTCTGATGTGGGTTTTTCGTTGGTGTCTTCGCGTGCGGTGATGCCGGTGCGGGGTGTGGTGGTGGGTTCTGGTCGGGGTGAGTTGTTGGAGGGGTTGGAGGGTGTGGTGTCCGGGGGTGGGGGTCCGGGTGTGGTGTGGGGTTCGCAGGGTGTGTCGGGTGTTCCTGGTGTGGTTTTTGTTTTTCCGGGTCAGGGGCATCAGTGGGTGGGGATGGCGGTGGAGTTGTGGGATTCTTCGCCGGTTTTTGCTGCTCGGATGGCGGAGTGTGGTCGTGCGTTGTCGGGGTGGGTGGATTGGGATTTGGAGGATGTGGTTCGGGGGGTGGGGGGTGCGCCGGGTTTGGATCGGGTGGATGTGGTGCAGCCGGTGTTGTTTTCGGTGATGGTGTCGTTGGCTGCGTTGTGGCGTTCGTGTGGTGTGGTGCCGTCTGCGGTGGTGGGGCATTCGCAGGGGGAGATTGCGGCGGCGTGTGTGGCGGGGGCGTTGTCGTTGGAGGATGCGGCGCGTGTGGTGGCGGTGCGTTCTCGGGTGTTGCGGGGGTTGTCGGGGCGTGGGGGGATGGTGGTGGTGGGTGCGTCTCGGGGTGAGGTTGAGGGGTTTTTGGAGGGGTGGTCTGGTCGTTTGTGGGTGGGGGTGGTGAATGGGCCTGGTTCGGTGGTGGTGTCGGGTGAGTTGGGGGCGTTGGAGGAGTTTGTTGGGTGGTGTGAGGGGGGTGGTGTGAGGTGTTGGCGGTTGGATGTGGATTATGCGTCGCATTCGCCGTTGGTGGATGAGGTGTCGGGTGAGTTGTTGGGTTTGTTGGAGGGGGTTGTTCCTTCGGCGTCGGAGGTTCCTTTTGTTTCGGGTTTGGTGGGTGGTGTTGTTGAGGGTGAGGAGTTGGGTGCTGGTTATTGGGTGAGGGGTTTGCGGGAGCCGGTGTTGTTCGAGGATGCGGTGCGGTGTGTGTTGGGGGGTGGTTCTTCGGTTTTTGTGGAGGTGTCTGGTCATCCGATGTTGGGGGTGGGGGTGGAGCAGACGGGTGGTGTGTGTGGTGTTGATGTGGGGTTTGTGGGGTCGTTGCGTCGTGGTGAGGGGGGTTGGGGTCGGTTTTTGTTGTCGTTGGGTGAGGTGTTTGTTCGTGGTGTGGGGGTGGATTGGGCTCGGGTGTTCGTGGGTGGGTCTCGGGTGGATTTGCCGACGTATGCGTTCGAGCGTCGGCGGTTCTGGTTGGGGGAACGCCACCGACAGGCGGACACGGCCGCGTTGGGTCTGAGTGCGACGGGTCATCCGTTGCTGGGGGCGGGGGTGGAGGTCGCCGGCGGTGGTGAGGTGCTGTTCACCGGCCGGTTGTCGCTGCGCACGCATCCGTGGTTGGCGGATTACCGGGTGTCGGGGCGTGTGGTGGTGCCCGGTGCGGTGCTGGTGGAGTCGGTGGTGCGCGCGGGGGACGAGTTCGGGGCTTCGGTCCTGGAGGAGTTGACCGTCACGGAGCCGTTGGTGCTGCCCGAGCGGGGCGGTGTGCTGGTGCAGGTGCGCGTGGGCGAGGCCGATGAGGCGGGTTCGCGTGCGGTGACGGTGCACTCGCGGGCCGAGTCCCGCGACTCCACCGACTGGACCCTCACCGCGTCGGCCACCGTGGGCGTCGCTGCTCCCGAACCGGTCCCCGACCTCGTCGAATGGCCGCCTTCCGGGGCGGTCCCCGTCGAGCCGGCCGATCCGGACGAGGAGGAGGGCGGCTCCACTCCCCGGGTCCGTACCTGGACCGAGGGGAAGGACCTCTTCGTCGAGGCCGACCTCCCCTCCGGCCTGCACGAGGACGCCGCCTCCTACGTCCTGCACCCGGTGCTGCTCGAAGCGGTGCGCCGGGCGGCGGCCGAGGCCGAGGCCGACGAGGCCACCGGTGGTGCCGCCCCCTCCGCCGCGGAGTGGGCGGGGGTCCGGCTCATCGCCTCCGGAGCGGTCGCGGTGCGCGCCCGCCTCACATGGACGGACGGAGGCCTGTCCGCCGTACTCCACGACAGGGCGGGCGGACCCGTGGCCGTGGTGGGCTCACTGCCGACCCTCCTCCCCGCGGACGAACGCACGGCACGCCGGAACCCGCGCGGCCACGACGCGCTCTTCTCCCTCGACTGGTCCCCCCGCCCCCTTCCCTCAGGAGGGCGGACACCGCGCTGGGGGCTGCTGCCGGCCCCGGCCGGGGCCGCGGGGAGCCTGCCGGGACTCCCGGACGCCGAACCCTTCACCGATGTCGCTCGGATCGTCGCCGGAGGTGCGGTACCGGAGACCGTCCTCCTGCCCGTGCCCCCGGCCGACGGCACCGGGACGGCCGACCGTGTGCGGGCGCTGGTCCACGGCACCCTCGACGTCCTGCGGTCCTGGCTCGCCGAGGACGCGCTCGCCGACTCCCGGCTGGTGGTGGTGACCAGCGGAGCCGTGGGCGACACCGTCACCGACCCCGGCGCGGCCGCGGTCTGGGGCCTGCTGCGCTCGGCCCAGTCCGAGGCGCCCGAACGCTTCGTCCTGGTCGACACGGACGGCGGTCCCGCCTCGGCCGAGGCCCTGCCCGCCGCCGTGGCCACCGGGGAGCCGCAGATCCTGCTCCGCTCGGGCGCGGCCCGCGTGCCCAGGGTCGGACAGGTTGGCTCGGGCGCCGGCCGCGCACCGGAGCCCGCGTCCTGGGACTCCCGCGGGACGGTCCTGGTCACCGGTGGAACCGGCGCCCTGGGAGCCCTGGTCGCACGGCACCTGGTCGCCGAGCACGGGGTGGAGCGCCTGCTGCTGCTCAGCAGGCGCGGTGAGCAGGCCCCGGAGTCCGCCGCCCTGCGCGCGGAACTGGAGGCGATGGGCGGATCCGTGGACATCGCCGCCTGCGACGTCGCCGACCGGGAGTCCCTGGCGACAGCACTCGCCCGGATCCCGGAGGGGCACCCGCTGACCGGTGTGGTGCACACCGCCGGAGTCCTCGACGACGGTGTCCTGACCGGCCTGACCCCGGAGCAGGTGGACCGCGTCCTGCGTCCGAAGGTGGACGCGGCCTGGAACCTGCACGAGCTCACCCTGGACGCCGACCTGACGGCGTTCGTGCTGTTCTCGTCCATCGCGGGCGTGATCGGCGGCCCCGGCCAAGCCAACTACGCCGCCGCCAACGCCTTCCTGGACTCCCTGGCCCGGTACAGGTCCGACCAGGGCCTGCCGGCGACGTCGCTGGCGTGGGGCCTGTGGAAGCAGGAGACGGGCATGACCGGGCACCTGGGAGAGGTCGACCTCAACCGCATCGCACGCGCCGGCTTCCGCCCCGTCCTCCCCGGGGACGGCACGGCCATGCTCGACGCGGCGCTCGCGCTGGGCGAGCCCGCCCTCGTGGCCGCCCCCATGGACCTCTCGGTGCTGCGCGAGCACCCCGACCGGATTCCGCTCGTCCTCACCGGTCTGGCGCGGCGCACCGTCCGCCCCGCGGCGCGCAACGCCGACTCCGGGCGCAGGCGGCTGGCCGCACTCCTCCACGGGAGGGCGGAGCACGAACAGCTCCGGATCGTCCTCGACGCCGTCCGGACCGAGGTGGCCGAGGTCCTCGGCCATACCGATCCGGGCGCCCTGGCCTCCTCGTCGCCCTTCCCCGAGCTGGGCTTCGACTCGCTGACGTCCGTCGAACTGCGCAACCGGCTGGAATCGGCCACCGGGCTGCGGCTGGCTCCCACCGTCGTCTTCGACCATCCCACGCCGAGCGACCTGGCCGCCTACCTGCGCACCCGGCTGGTGGAGACCTCCTCCCGGGCGGACGGGCCATCGCGCTCGGCGGTCGACTTCGCCGCCGAGATCCACCTGCCCGACGACATCCGGCCGTCGGGAGAGGCCGTCCCCGTGGACGAGGAGCCGCGGGAGGTCCTGCTGACCGGTGCGACGGGATTCCTGGGCGCGTTCCTGCTCCGCGACCTGATGCGGAGCACCCGGGCCCGGATCCACTGCCTGGTGCGGGGCGACGACGAGGCCGGCGCGTCGGAACGGCTGCGCGAGAACCTGCGGTGGTACCGCGTCTGGGACGAGATCGACCCCGACCGGTTGAAGGTGGTCCCCGGAGACCTCGCCGCCCCGCTCCTGGGCCTGGGCGAGGAGCGTTTCGACGCCCTGTCCGCCACCGTGGACGCGATCTACCACGCGGGGGCCTCGGTCAACTGGCTCCTCCCCTACGGCGAACTGCGCGCGGTCAACGTCGGCGGGGTCAGGGAGGTCCTGCGGCTCGCCACCCGCCACCGGGCCGTCCCCGTGCACCACGTCTCCACCACCGGTGTGTTCTCACCCGAGGCGGCACCCGACGCGGGGGCCCAGGCGCTCCCGGCCGTCAAGACCACCGACCGTACGGGGCCGGGAGAGGCGCTGCCCACCGGCTACGTCCAGAGCAAGTGGGTCGCCGAACAGGTCATCGGCCTGGCCAGGGAGCGCGGGGTGCCGGTCTCCGTCTACCGCGTCGACGTGATCTCGGGCGACGAGGTCAACGGCGCCTGCCAGACCCGGGACTTCGTCTGGCTGAGCCTGCGCGGGCTCCTCCAGGCGGAGTGCGTGCCGAGCTCCCTGACCGGCGAGGTCCACCTGACACCCGTCGACTACGTCGGCGCGGCCATCGTGCACCTGTCCCGCGACCCCCGGTCCCGCGGCCGCGACTTCCACCTGTACAACCCGGCCGGTGTGGGCTTCGCGGAACTCGTCCGCCGCCTGGGCGAGCGCGGATACCGGCTGGAGGAGTTGGACCGCGGACCGTGGAGGGAGCGTGTCCGCGCGGACCGGGGCAACGCGATGAACCCGCTGCTGGACTCCTTCGAGCTGCTCGCGATGGACTCCGCCGTCCGCTTTCCGGGATTCGACACCTCCGAGACCGACGAGCTGCTGGCGGCGGTCGGACTCCGGTGCCCGGAGCCGACCACGGACCTCATCGACACGTACGTGGACTTCTTCGTCGAGACCGGCTACTTCCCGCCGGTTCCGGAGCCGGGGGCCTGA
- a CDS encoding thioesterase II family protein yields MERTWFRRLAPPVDGGVRLICFPHAGGASSYYVPLARRLADTAGIDVAGVQYPGRQDRRSEPGVGDIVDLAGMVARALAAEESDRPFAFFGHSMGALVAYETARHLVRRGSPLPVRLFVSGRAAPGVGPTVADQHTDEEELVAHVRDLGGTAEAVFDDPDLRAMVMPALRSDYRALRTYAWTPGEPLDVPMTMLVGRADPVAPVELVRAWNGHSARPARMEVFEGGHFFIDGALSEVAELVAEDLKALLPVRAGGTESTV; encoded by the coding sequence ATGGAGAGAACGTGGTTTCGCAGGCTCGCGCCGCCCGTGGACGGCGGCGTCCGCCTCATCTGCTTCCCGCACGCGGGGGGAGCGTCCAGCTACTACGTCCCACTCGCCCGCCGCCTCGCCGACACCGCGGGCATCGACGTGGCGGGAGTGCAGTACCCCGGTAGGCAGGACCGCAGGTCCGAACCGGGGGTGGGCGACATCGTCGACCTGGCCGGGATGGTCGCCCGTGCCCTCGCCGCGGAGGAGTCCGACCGTCCCTTCGCCTTCTTCGGGCACAGCATGGGTGCGCTGGTCGCCTACGAGACCGCCCGGCACCTGGTGCGTCGCGGGTCGCCCCTGCCCGTGCGGCTGTTCGTGTCCGGGCGCGCCGCTCCGGGGGTCGGGCCGACGGTCGCCGATCAGCACACGGACGAGGAGGAACTGGTCGCGCACGTGCGCGACCTCGGCGGCACGGCCGAGGCGGTCTTCGACGATCCCGACCTGCGCGCCATGGTCATGCCCGCCCTGCGGTCCGACTACCGTGCGCTGCGCACCTACGCGTGGACGCCCGGGGAGCCCCTGGACGTGCCGATGACGATGCTGGTCGGCAGGGCCGACCCGGTGGCGCCGGTGGAGCTGGTGCGCGCCTGGAACGGGCACAGCGCACGGCCGGCTCGGATGGAGGTCTTCGAGGGAGGCCACTTCTTCATCGACGGGGCCCTGTCGGAGGTGGCCGAACTGGTCGCCGAGGACCTGAAGGCCCTGCTCCCCGTGCGCGCCGGCGGGACGGAGAGCACCGTATGA
- a CDS encoding AfsR/SARP family transcriptional regulator: MRFQVLGPLELAGREGRVALGGIKQRATLGFLLLNANRVVATSRLVEALWPTGAAPVTARKILQNAVWGLRGVLSSHGPHTGSVALVTQTPGYMLRVNVDDVDLHVFQQKFAEGRAELVSGSPEQAAGILRQALDLWRGPVLSDLVEVGLSWPELATAQNSRLDALEDYFQAELDCGRHRAVLGRLEAQVEEEPLREGFSGQLMTVLYRCGRQAEALNVYGRVRQALVEELGLEPGRELQELQQAILNQDPSLQFPAGREWREPAPVLSGRSASGRGGEGLVRVRNRTGAAGSAPGPARPEASAPAPREEPASSVLLVRADPAREGGRAAYSERLRGLVAERMHAGVRRFAGRVAEYEDGSWLVSFEGASDGGPADHAVRAVRAAVAAVEDGAPAGIHLSAAVATAGSGDGGRADALAARCQEILGVASTGRIRVCERTWEATRAEVDYAPADGGRVACWTVRRVRTARRAEGARADSAEHQPELLFLGGLLDWVRQYRTPHLVTLLWESQDDRDRLLTGFEHCFSQHAWDARILMGRALEACRSDTAGALPAACLGALPEHGTGGSSALPAPMDIERLVRTFSDQSAQEGAPGATRASTKEPWGMLRYFLLGAAHDRPMVTVFDDLHHAADPLLEFVEELGEGPSSVPLLVIAVAHVQLLRDRPGWGGGANRFTTLTIDTTRGSGGGFFRPSPATPSFGV, translated from the coding sequence TTGCGATTTCAGGTACTTGGACCGTTGGAGTTGGCAGGCCGGGAGGGGCGAGTCGCTCTGGGCGGGATCAAGCAACGGGCGACCCTCGGATTCCTTCTTCTGAACGCCAACCGCGTCGTCGCGACGAGTCGGCTGGTCGAGGCGCTGTGGCCGACGGGAGCCGCACCCGTGACCGCGCGCAAGATCCTCCAGAACGCCGTGTGGGGCCTGCGCGGAGTGCTCTCCTCGCACGGACCGCACACGGGGTCCGTCGCTCTGGTGACACAGACGCCCGGCTACATGCTGCGCGTCAATGTCGACGACGTCGACCTGCACGTCTTCCAGCAGAAGTTCGCCGAGGGCAGGGCCGAACTGGTGTCGGGGTCCCCGGAGCAGGCGGCCGGCATCCTCAGACAGGCGTTGGACCTGTGGCGGGGCCCCGTCCTCTCCGACCTCGTCGAGGTGGGACTCTCCTGGCCTGAGCTGGCCACCGCGCAGAACTCGCGCCTGGACGCCCTGGAGGACTACTTCCAGGCCGAGCTCGACTGCGGCCGGCACCGTGCCGTGCTGGGCCGGCTGGAGGCCCAGGTGGAGGAGGAGCCGCTGCGGGAGGGCTTCTCCGGGCAGCTGATGACCGTGCTCTACCGGTGCGGGCGCCAGGCCGAGGCGCTCAACGTCTACGGCCGGGTCCGCCAGGCCCTGGTCGAGGAGTTGGGACTGGAACCGGGGCGCGAGCTGCAGGAGCTCCAGCAGGCGATCCTCAACCAGGACCCGTCGCTGCAGTTCCCGGCCGGGCGGGAGTGGCGCGAGCCGGCGCCGGTCCTCAGCGGGCGTTCCGCGTCGGGTCGTGGGGGCGAGGGGCTCGTCCGGGTACGGAACCGGACGGGCGCGGCCGGATCCGCGCCGGGGCCCGCCCGCCCCGAGGCGTCGGCCCCCGCACCCCGGGAGGAGCCGGCGTCGAGTGTCCTGCTGGTCCGCGCCGACCCGGCGAGGGAGGGGGGCAGGGCGGCGTACTCGGAACGCCTGCGCGGTCTGGTGGCCGAGCGGATGCACGCTGGGGTGCGGCGTTTCGCGGGCAGGGTGGCGGAGTACGAGGACGGCTCCTGGCTGGTGTCCTTCGAGGGCGCATCCGACGGAGGCCCCGCCGACCACGCCGTACGTGCGGTCCGCGCCGCGGTCGCGGCCGTCGAGGATGGCGCACCGGCCGGTATCCACCTGAGCGCGGCCGTGGCGACGGCCGGCAGCGGGGACGGGGGCCGCGCCGACGCGTTGGCGGCCCGGTGCCAGGAGATCCTCGGCGTCGCCTCCACCGGACGGATACGCGTGTGCGAGAGGACCTGGGAGGCCACACGGGCCGAGGTGGACTACGCCCCGGCCGACGGCGGTCGCGTCGCGTGCTGGACGGTGCGCCGTGTCCGGACCGCTCGCCGCGCCGAGGGGGCCCGGGCGGACTCCGCGGAGCACCAGCCCGAGCTGCTGTTCCTCGGCGGGTTGCTGGACTGGGTCCGTCAGTACCGTACGCCCCATCTCGTGACTCTCCTGTGGGAGTCGCAGGACGATCGCGACCGCCTCCTCACGGGTTTCGAACACTGCTTCTCGCAGCACGCCTGGGACGCACGGATCCTCATGGGCAGGGCCCTCGAAGCCTGTCGGTCGGACACGGCGGGAGCCCTGCCCGCCGCGTGCCTGGGTGCGCTGCCGGAGCACGGTACGGGCGGGTCCTCGGCGCTGCCCGCGCCGATGGACATCGAGCGCCTCGTGCGCACGTTCTCCGATCAGTCCGCCCAGGAGGGAGCGCCCGGGGCCACGCGGGCGAGCACGAAGGAGCCCTGGGGCATGCTCCGCTACTTCCTCCTGGGCGCGGCGCACGACCGCCCCATGGTCACCGTCTTCGATGACCTCCACCATGCCGCCGACCCCCTTCTGGAGTTCGTCGAGGAACTGGGGGAGGGCCCCTCCAGCGTCCCCCTGCTCGTGATCGCGGTGGCCCACGTGCAGCTGTTGCGTGACAGACCGGGATGGGGAGGAGGGGCCAACCGTTTCACCACCCTCACCATCGACACCACCCGTGGCTCCGGGGGAGGCTTCTTCCGGCCCTCGCCGGCCACGCCGTCCTTCGGGGTGTGA
- a CDS encoding acyl-CoA dehydrogenase family protein, which yields MSEEILADVREFTARHLVPRQAYLDSLETAPLPIYQEFARTGAANWWLPKEYGGRGLSLVDGVDITSELSYGDAGAAFTLFISILGTTMVELYGSDELKERCLAPMGERGSFCATLGSEMAAGSELANIETTVTRDGNELVVTGEKYFSTNAGFADFLVVIARSSTDPDSYGAIVVPRDTPGVHVVKRWDMIGLRSSGTYQVSLRECRVPVGNALAGPGLRLLEIGLNASRILIATTALGISRRIRDLCLEYARDKRLRGAPLAANPVFAAKLGQMEMQIDVMRSHCRAAAREFDEIRESPDAAARLARQGTVKQAVTAKMFCGQAGWQVVDSGSQMFGGLGYTQESPIGKLMRDMRYISIVEGGDDVLRELVYKRYVVPGGRRT from the coding sequence ATGAGCGAGGAGATCCTGGCGGACGTGCGCGAGTTCACGGCCAGGCATCTGGTGCCCCGACAGGCCTACCTCGACTCCTTGGAGACCGCGCCACTACCGATCTACCAGGAGTTCGCCCGGACGGGAGCGGCCAACTGGTGGCTGCCCAAGGAGTACGGCGGTCGGGGGCTCTCGCTCGTGGACGGCGTCGACATCACCAGCGAGCTGTCCTACGGTGACGCGGGAGCCGCCTTCACCCTGTTCATCTCGATCCTCGGCACCACGATGGTCGAGTTGTACGGCTCCGACGAACTCAAGGAGCGCTGCCTCGCACCGATGGGGGAGCGGGGATCGTTCTGCGCGACGCTGGGCAGTGAGATGGCGGCCGGGAGCGAACTGGCCAACATCGAGACCACGGTGACGCGGGACGGGAACGAACTGGTCGTCACCGGGGAGAAGTACTTCTCCACCAACGCCGGGTTCGCGGACTTCCTCGTCGTCATCGCCCGATCGTCCACGGACCCGGACTCCTACGGGGCGATCGTCGTGCCTCGTGACACGCCGGGGGTCCATGTCGTCAAGCGCTGGGACATGATCGGACTCCGTTCCTCCGGCACCTACCAGGTGAGCCTGCGCGAGTGCCGGGTGCCCGTGGGCAACGCGCTGGCCGGCCCGGGGCTGCGCCTGTTGGAGATCGGGCTCAACGCGAGCCGGATCCTGATCGCGACCACGGCCCTCGGGATCTCCCGGCGGATCCGGGACCTGTGCCTGGAGTACGCCCGTGACAAGAGGCTGAGAGGGGCGCCGCTGGCCGCCAACCCCGTGTTCGCCGCGAAACTCGGGCAGATGGAGATGCAGATCGACGTCATGCGCAGCCACTGCCGAGCCGCGGCACGCGAGTTCGACGAGATCAGGGAGTCCCCCGACGCGGCGGCACGTCTGGCCCGCCAGGGCACGGTCAAACAGGCGGTGACCGCCAAGATGTTCTGCGGTCAGGCGGGATGGCAGGTGGTCGACAGCGGTTCGCAGATGTTCGGTGGTCTGGGATACACGCAGGAGTCACCGATCGGAAAGCTCATGCGCGATATGCGTTATATCTCGATAGTCGAGGGCGGTGACGACGTGTTGCGGGAACTCGTGTACAAGCGATATGTCGTGCCGGGTGGCCGCAGAACCTGA